One genomic window of Pseudomonadales bacterium includes the following:
- a CDS encoding chaperone modulator CbpM: MKDIMIPDNADDLTLKEVCERCVVSAQKVITLVEYGVVEPEGGQFSEWRFSSASYLRLKKALRIQRDLEVNEPGVALAIDLLDRLEQAKQEIEHLEKRVRYREES, encoded by the coding sequence ATGAAAGATATCATGATACCGGATAATGCCGACGATCTGACATTGAAAGAGGTATGTGAGCGCTGTGTTGTGAGTGCTCAAAAGGTGATTACTCTGGTGGAGTATGGTGTGGTCGAACCTGAGGGTGGCCAGTTTTCGGAGTGGCGGTTCTCTTCAGCCAGCTATTTGCGGCTAAAGAAGGCCTTGAGAATACAGAGAGACCTGGAAGTCAATGAGCCCGGTGTGGCGCTGGCCATCGATCTGCTCGACAGATTGGAGCAGGCAAAACAGGAAATCGAGCACCTGGAAAAGCGAGTCAGGTACAGGGAGGAAAGCTAG
- a CDS encoding DnaJ domain-containing protein gives MEFKDYYKILGVNEKTEAAEIKKSYRKLARQYHPDVSKEKDCEDKFKEINEAYEVLGDPEKRAEYDQLRSMGAMGTDGRFKPPPDWESAAHFSEGGFTEADMAGFSDFFESVFGRSGTAHRQYGRTGRQQQMRMRGDDLHFKLALFLEELHHGCDKVIEYQVPNIDEYGLLNHEPRKIKVKIPAGSSTEKPIRLKGQGGKGIGGGANGDLYLDLEVAPHPVYSVKGNNLYRKLAITPWEAVLGSSVKMQTLANEVQLTIPPNSQSGQQLKLKGKGLNGGDLYVELDIVVPGSSTDKAKELYRELQKESGFNPRQGASR, from the coding sequence GTGGAATTCAAAGATTATTACAAAATACTGGGTGTGAATGAAAAAACCGAAGCGGCGGAGATAAAAAAATCTTATCGCAAACTTGCTCGGCAATATCATCCCGATGTCAGCAAGGAAAAAGATTGCGAAGACAAGTTCAAGGAGATCAACGAGGCATACGAGGTGCTGGGTGACCCGGAAAAACGTGCTGAATATGATCAGTTGAGGTCGATGGGTGCCATGGGGACAGACGGGCGTTTCAAACCGCCGCCTGACTGGGAATCCGCAGCACATTTTTCCGAAGGTGGTTTTACCGAAGCGGATATGGCCGGGTTCAGTGATTTTTTTGAATCAGTATTCGGGCGCTCAGGTACTGCCCACCGTCAATATGGTCGCACTGGCAGACAACAGCAAATGCGCATGCGGGGTGACGACCTTCACTTCAAGCTGGCATTGTTTCTGGAAGAACTGCATCACGGTTGTGACAAAGTCATCGAGTATCAAGTGCCCAATATTGACGAGTATGGTTTATTGAATCATGAACCGCGAAAGATCAAGGTTAAAATCCCGGCAGGCAGCTCCACTGAGAAACCGATACGCCTAAAAGGGCAGGGCGGCAAGGGAATAGGTGGTGGCGCGAACGGTGATCTCTATCTTGATCTGGAGGTTGCCCCTCACCCTGTTTACAGTGTCAAGGGCAATAACCTTTACCGGAAGCTGGCGATAACGCCTTGGGAGGCGGTGCTGGGTAGCAGTGTCAAGATGCAGACCTTGGCAAATGAAGTGCAGCTGACCATACCGCCTAACAGCCAATCCGGGCAGCAATTGAAGCTTAAGGGAAAAGGGCTGAATGGCGGTGATTTATACGTCGAGCTGGATATTGTTGTGCCCGGATCTTCAACTGACAAGGCCAAAGAACTGTATAGGGAACTGCAAAAGGAAAGCGGCTTTAATCCAAGACAGGGGGCTTCCCGATGA
- a CDS encoding LapA family protein, with the protein MSVRKFFYTLLLSALLLFVVQNMAQVTVSFLWWEFNLPRVIILAVTFVLGALTGYGLFEIRHFHKKR; encoded by the coding sequence ATGTCTGTAAGAAAATTTTTCTACACCCTTTTGTTGAGCGCGTTGCTGCTATTTGTTGTACAAAATATGGCGCAGGTCACCGTCAGTTTTTTGTGGTGGGAATTCAATTTGCCCCGAGTGATTATTCTGGCCGTGACCTTTGTTCTGGGCGCATTAACGGGTTATGGCTTGTTCGAAATACGTCATTTCCATAAAAAACGTTGA
- a CDS encoding magnesium transporter, translating into MSAEVLTQAFFREFPRDAARKLESLEPQDAAQILASTSPTLRQRVWVDITPPAASRILPLTPDAVALELLNALDAGPCASLISRLDENRREHYLAAMNQSHAHELRELLDYPPDCAGHMMDTGVLMFSMTTTVGEAMAQLTKHPAIMRRRLYTLDNDMRLHGQVELVDLVAAQSRQTLAELSQTITVFVSALDPKEEVAEKLQNNTIDILPVVDVHYRLLGIIRGARAIEAVKEDIAADLQTMVGASAEERALSSSFFAVRKRQPWLQINLLTGFLAAAVVGLFESTIAQFTALAVLMPVAAGQSGNTGAQALAVTMRGLTLREITTRHWFKVMFKEASAGLINGIAIALTCGVGVYLWSQSVGLALVIAMSMVISMTIAGMAGALVPIGLKKMGQDPAQSSSIILTTVTDIAGFMSFLGIATALSGLLS; encoded by the coding sequence ATGTCTGCAGAGGTTCTGACTCAGGCATTTTTTCGAGAGTTTCCACGTGATGCTGCACGCAAGCTGGAGTCTCTCGAGCCACAGGATGCAGCTCAGATTCTGGCATCGACATCACCCACCCTGCGTCAGAGAGTCTGGGTGGATATCACACCGCCAGCGGCAAGTCGCATTCTGCCTTTGACTCCAGATGCTGTGGCTCTGGAGCTCCTGAATGCCCTCGATGCAGGTCCCTGTGCCAGTTTGATCAGTCGTTTAGATGAGAATCGGCGTGAACATTATCTGGCCGCAATGAATCAGTCACATGCCCATGAATTGAGAGAACTGTTGGATTACCCTCCGGACTGTGCAGGTCATATGATGGATACCGGCGTGTTGATGTTCAGTATGACGACAACGGTAGGGGAGGCTATGGCGCAGCTTACAAAGCACCCCGCCATTATGCGCCGACGACTTTACACGCTGGATAACGACATGCGTTTGCACGGACAGGTAGAATTGGTAGATCTGGTTGCAGCGCAGTCTAGGCAAACATTGGCAGAGTTGAGCCAGACAATCACTGTATTTGTGTCTGCACTTGACCCCAAAGAGGAAGTTGCCGAGAAATTGCAGAACAACACCATCGACATCTTGCCCGTTGTCGATGTCCACTATCGATTACTCGGCATTATTCGGGGAGCCAGGGCGATTGAAGCGGTGAAAGAGGATATTGCGGCGGACCTGCAAACCATGGTGGGTGCGAGCGCTGAAGAACGTGCTTTATCGAGCAGCTTTTTCGCTGTGCGTAAGCGCCAACCCTGGCTACAAATAAACTTGTTAACAGGTTTCCTGGCAGCTGCAGTGGTAGGTCTATTTGAGAGCACCATAGCGCAGTTCACCGCGCTGGCTGTCTTAATGCCCGTTGCAGCAGGGCAGTCGGGCAATACCGGTGCGCAAGCGTTGGCCGTTACCATGCGCGGGTTAACATTGCGTGAAATCACAACACGTCACTGGTTTAAAGTGATGTTTAAAGAAGCCAGTGCCGGATTGATTAATGGAATAGCGATTGCCCTGACCTGTGGTGTGGGGGTGTACCTCTGGAGTCAGAGTGTGGGTCTTGCTCTGGTGATAGCAATGTCCATGGTCATTTCCATGACTATTGCAGGGATGGCAGGTGCTTTGGTGCCTATCGGTTTAAAAAAAATGGGTCAGGACCCGGCGCAGTCTTCGTCCATTATTTTGACAACGGTGACAGATATCGCCGGGTTTATGTCCTTTTTGGGGATCGCCACAGCACTGTCTGGTTTGTTGTCATAA
- a CDS encoding magnesium transporter, with protein sequence MSPRELDVALTFIQQHPDAAARQLELEPQENTAAFIRVLPLNRRSQLVAHMLPSYVARLCAHWPADMTAMLLASFSANQTTAILRCVDSSVRDDLLNELPEKKATMCRLLMSYSEDSVGAWMTADITVLPTDCSVAEALKRFALEEGLVLGDSLLFVDDENRLAGQVRLRDLLRAKGKSSVSSLMKDVPAVLSSRTSLAVASTNEGWQHQDILPVLNRNKQIVGLLRHADLRRSLALFTGASRTVSEDDLLGAVGEAYSGALLALLGLLGSPRPTAKTGQSS encoded by the coding sequence ATGTCCCCTCGTGAACTGGACGTCGCATTAACGTTTATTCAACAACACCCTGATGCCGCAGCACGTCAGCTGGAATTGGAACCACAGGAAAATACTGCGGCGTTTATTCGGGTGCTACCCCTGAACAGGAGAAGCCAGCTTGTCGCCCATATGCTGCCTTCTTATGTCGCCAGATTATGTGCACACTGGCCTGCAGATATGACGGCAATGCTGCTTGCCAGTTTTAGTGCTAACCAGACTACCGCTATTCTGAGGTGTGTAGACAGCTCTGTGCGAGATGATTTGCTCAATGAGTTGCCAGAAAAAAAGGCAACCATGTGTCGCTTGTTGATGAGTTATTCTGAAGATTCAGTGGGCGCCTGGATGACCGCAGATATCACTGTATTGCCGACAGATTGTTCGGTGGCTGAAGCCCTGAAGAGGTTCGCTCTTGAAGAGGGGTTGGTACTTGGTGATTCACTGTTGTTTGTTGATGATGAAAACCGTCTGGCAGGACAGGTTAGACTGCGGGATTTGTTGCGTGCTAAAGGCAAATCTTCAGTTTCAAGCCTAATGAAAGATGTACCTGCTGTGTTATCAAGCAGAACCAGCCTGGCCGTTGCGTCCACTAATGAAGGCTGGCAGCATCAAGATATACTGCCGGTGCTGAATCGCAATAAGCAGATAGTAGGCCTTCTCCGCCATGCCGATTTACGGCGTAGCCTGGCGTTGTTTACGGGAGCCTCCCGTACAGTATCCGAGGATGATCTGCTGGGTGCCGTGGGAGAAGCTTACAGTGGTGCTCTGTTAGCGTTATTGGGTCTTCTGGGCAGCCCCAGGCCCACTGCAAAAACGGGACAATCCTCATGA
- a CDS encoding mechanosensitive ion channel, giving the protein MAESNEAFDWPGALAETYQELARQIMDYLPQILGAVLLLLVGWLVAALLRMFARKLILGFELLLLRTAEKRGSQSLQVRSYARLVGDLVFWSVLLFFVAASANMLDWKIFSGVASSLLIYLPNVLMGLLIILAGFPLSGVARSTVARAAESTGINQSDLIARTAQVSVVLTAILIGVEQLGINVAFLTTTLIVTAGVLLGGAALAFGLGARHFIANVIGVQTARKHYQLGQLVRIDDIEGYVLDITPTVVVLDTRQGRALVPAKLFHEQVSKIIVESSGSKGVPVEKPFDDKRGDHVPS; this is encoded by the coding sequence ATGGCCGAGTCTAATGAAGCTTTCGATTGGCCAGGTGCTCTGGCCGAGACTTACCAGGAGTTAGCCCGGCAAATAATGGACTATTTGCCGCAAATACTGGGTGCTGTGCTGTTGCTACTGGTTGGTTGGCTTGTTGCTGCGCTACTGCGTATGTTTGCGCGGAAACTTATCTTGGGTTTTGAATTACTGTTACTGCGCACTGCTGAAAAGCGGGGCTCGCAGTCACTACAGGTTCGCTCTTATGCACGGCTAGTTGGTGATCTTGTGTTTTGGAGTGTATTACTGTTCTTTGTTGCCGCCAGCGCCAATATGCTGGATTGGAAAATTTTCTCTGGCGTTGCATCCTCTCTGCTGATTTACCTTCCTAATGTATTGATGGGGTTACTGATTATACTGGCAGGTTTTCCTCTAAGTGGGGTTGCGCGCTCAACAGTGGCGAGAGCTGCCGAATCCACCGGTATTAACCAGTCGGATTTAATTGCCCGTACCGCGCAGGTCTCAGTTGTCCTGACAGCGATATTGATAGGCGTCGAACAGCTGGGTATCAACGTGGCTTTTCTCACTACTACGCTTATCGTTACTGCGGGGGTATTGTTGGGGGGTGCGGCGCTGGCTTTTGGGCTGGGCGCCAGACATTTTATTGCCAATGTGATTGGTGTGCAGACCGCGCGCAAACATTACCAACTGGGACAGCTCGTCAGAATCGATGATATTGAAGGCTATGTGCTGGACATTACCCCAACCGTGGTGGTGTTGGATACCAGGCAGGGGAGAGCGCTGGTGCCGGCCAAGCTGTTTCATGAACAAGTCAGCAAAATTATCGTAGAAAGCTCTGGAAGCAAAGGTGTACCTGTAGAGAAACCGTTTGATGATAAGAGAGGTGATCATGTCCCCTCGTGA
- a CDS encoding Helicase associated domain protein, with translation MKIIRIQCSTYGNYYKNMDGPKHNKAKKYFSSGLFDQLKDFSELERRIELLDSNKDKGDAFEVFAEAYINLNPILMAKEVWPFESIPIKIKKKLRIDIDRDKGIDGLFVDKLGRYCSYQVKYRSNRAALRWKEISTFLGLSEGIERKLVLCNSMELPADILNQRSDVFSIRGYDLDNYINQAFFKSMSDWLDQSTIKKDRKNPLPHQTKAVNNIVKELSSSDRTTAVMACGTGKSLVSLWVAEALNSKTTLVLVPSLALVRQLLLEWCAETAWEKFSYLCVCSDKTVAEDVLDSSDHAIDFNFPVSTDASDIVEFLESSSYRKVIFSTYHSAKTVSLGIPVKHSFDLCIFDEAHKTAGREGKKFGFALDEKNLRIKKRVFLTATPKHVLVRTKSSDEGVQAYSMNDETIYGRVSHRLSFYEAAKKGFICNYQVVVSVITKDDVSRELLDRGAVQIEEDEVKARQVANQLAIKECIDKYKVKKIFSFHKSIKSAKSFVALDNQGIGNHIDFLSTYHVNGRIQAGRREKIIREFKSSDYALLSNARCLTEGVDVPAVDMVAFMSPKRSRVDVIQATGRAMRKSGSKEVGYVLVPIYLELQTGESISDAINETDFGEVFDVLNALQEQDQELHNAICYLREQMPLAKGFRDDRFERRVKMISKSLKLDDLKASITTKIVRKLAPVWHERFAQLKNYYEEHGNSNVPSTWEKDPRLSNWVKTQRQQYQLGILTEDKIKKLESIDFSWSIVQFAWNENYKKLKDYFISFGNSAIKKDYDESLYNWVCTQRKNNEDGLLSDLKVELLNELDFSWERSTAGKDWDSRFEEVKQFFDSTGGFPNAREPIIGMWCVFQREKFRSGDLSVYKINKLDSIEFNWEPRQDNWDAKYKELCVFQKKYGHTRVSPRSSEYKKLSAWVISQRQKYPTYLESDNQKIIERVNLLNNIGFDWRTRSVEEEDNRFLEMLDQLQLFYTKHGHFHVPVGDQAYTDLGIWLRNQKSYHRRGNLVDYKKELMEEIGFSFERNEVLPEEQQADHGKKKQIGKPRTNKEKRTVEHVSDFRQEIFKNSFEKLVAYKARFGHTRVPARWEEDVPLGRWVERQRILFRKNKLPEIHQQMLDEIEFNYNVRESRKAKSASQKYSFDERLSQVENYKARFGTANVPIRCGQQGLGQWISRQRKKYKKGTLPQAEQQQLASLGVKFGENWYSEQGTEQLETTERKSAFSDWLLRYAELQDFYLKFGHSNVTLNHSADKSLHYWVRRQRLHYSQGRLSDEQIQQLESLNFAFRLRPEFVSWDQRVEQLEAFKAKFGHVEVTREQDHDEGLAKWLKSQVSRGRLGKIDERRKIVLQGLGVDFQSAKGISWEERYDQLCEFYKRNGHVDVPQRYGGTTGLGKWVNRMRQKHVAGTLSEERKIKLDKLGFIWAKKRGEQPIPMNE, from the coding sequence TTGAAAATTATTCGCATTCAGTGCTCAACATACGGAAATTATTATAAAAATATGGATGGGCCAAAGCACAATAAAGCAAAAAAATATTTCAGTTCAGGGTTGTTTGATCAGCTTAAAGATTTCTCTGAGTTAGAGCGGAGAATTGAACTGCTGGACTCAAATAAAGATAAAGGAGATGCATTTGAGGTTTTTGCTGAGGCTTATATAAATTTAAATCCAATTTTAATGGCTAAGGAAGTCTGGCCTTTTGAATCCATTCCGATAAAGATAAAGAAAAAATTGCGGATCGATATAGATCGCGACAAGGGTATCGACGGACTTTTTGTTGATAAGCTAGGGAGATATTGCTCGTACCAGGTGAAATATAGGAGCAATAGAGCAGCTTTAAGATGGAAGGAAATTTCGACATTTCTTGGATTATCCGAGGGTATTGAGAGAAAGCTAGTCCTTTGTAACAGCATGGAATTGCCTGCTGATATACTAAATCAAAGGTCTGATGTGTTTAGCATCAGGGGCTATGATTTAGACAATTATATAAATCAAGCTTTCTTCAAGTCGATGTCTGATTGGCTAGATCAATCAACAATCAAAAAGGACAGGAAGAATCCTCTACCCCATCAAACCAAAGCAGTTAATAACATTGTAAAAGAGCTTTCCAGTTCAGACCGAACCACAGCAGTAATGGCCTGCGGTACAGGAAAATCTTTAGTTTCTTTATGGGTAGCAGAAGCATTAAATTCCAAAACCACGCTTGTTTTAGTTCCTTCATTAGCTTTAGTAAGACAATTGTTATTGGAATGGTGTGCTGAAACAGCATGGGAGAAATTTTCTTACCTTTGTGTTTGTTCTGATAAGACAGTAGCGGAAGACGTACTTGACAGCTCTGATCATGCTATAGATTTTAATTTCCCGGTTTCGACAGACGCATCTGATATTGTCGAATTCCTAGAATCTTCTTCGTACAGAAAGGTTATTTTTTCAACCTACCATTCCGCTAAAACTGTTTCTCTTGGGATTCCAGTGAAGCACAGTTTTGATTTATGTATTTTCGATGAAGCACATAAAACTGCCGGCAGGGAGGGAAAGAAATTTGGTTTTGCGCTAGATGAGAAAAATCTTCGAATTAAGAAAAGAGTGTTTTTGACTGCAACACCAAAGCACGTTCTAGTTAGGACTAAATCATCTGATGAAGGCGTACAAGCCTATTCGATGAACGACGAAACAATTTATGGCCGAGTTTCTCATAGGCTGTCTTTTTATGAGGCGGCTAAAAAGGGTTTTATATGTAATTATCAAGTCGTTGTCTCGGTAATCACTAAGGATGATGTAAGCCGCGAACTTTTAGATCGTGGGGCAGTGCAAATCGAGGAGGATGAAGTCAAAGCCAGGCAAGTGGCAAATCAACTGGCAATTAAAGAGTGCATTGATAAATATAAAGTGAAGAAGATTTTTTCTTTTCACAAATCAATAAAGTCTGCAAAGTCCTTTGTCGCACTAGATAATCAGGGTATTGGTAACCACATAGATTTTCTCAGTACTTATCATGTAAATGGTCGCATTCAAGCTGGGCGGCGAGAAAAAATAATTCGCGAATTTAAATCTTCCGATTATGCTCTCTTGTCCAATGCGCGCTGCCTGACAGAGGGGGTAGATGTGCCCGCTGTCGATATGGTTGCATTCATGTCACCGAAGCGCAGCCGCGTTGACGTTATTCAAGCCACAGGAAGAGCAATGCGGAAAAGTGGCAGTAAAGAAGTTGGTTACGTTCTTGTACCCATCTACTTGGAGCTTCAAACAGGTGAATCGATAAGTGACGCTATTAACGAAACTGATTTTGGTGAGGTTTTTGATGTTTTGAATGCATTGCAAGAGCAGGATCAAGAGCTTCATAACGCAATATGCTATTTGCGTGAGCAGATGCCATTGGCTAAAGGTTTTCGAGATGATCGATTTGAACGGCGCGTCAAAATGATTTCAAAAAGCCTTAAGCTCGATGACTTAAAAGCATCAATAACAACTAAGATCGTGAGGAAACTGGCACCAGTTTGGCATGAGCGGTTTGCTCAATTAAAAAATTACTACGAAGAGCATGGCAATTCGAATGTGCCTTCGACCTGGGAAAAAGATCCCCGTTTATCTAATTGGGTAAAGACACAGCGGCAGCAATATCAGTTGGGCATATTGACAGAGGATAAGATAAAGAAGTTAGAAAGTATTGATTTTAGCTGGAGCATTGTACAGTTCGCTTGGAACGAAAATTATAAGAAGCTGAAAGATTACTTTATTAGCTTTGGGAATTCGGCGATAAAAAAAGATTACGATGAATCACTGTACAACTGGGTCTGCACTCAGAGGAAAAACAATGAAGACGGACTGCTAAGCGATTTAAAGGTCGAGCTACTGAATGAGCTAGATTTTTCGTGGGAGCGATCTACTGCGGGGAAAGATTGGGATTCTAGATTTGAAGAAGTAAAACAGTTTTTCGATTCAACTGGAGGTTTTCCGAACGCTCGCGAGCCCATTATAGGAATGTGGTGCGTATTTCAACGGGAGAAGTTTCGTAGTGGAGATCTTTCAGTTTATAAAATAAACAAGCTGGATAGTATTGAGTTTAACTGGGAGCCTCGACAAGATAATTGGGATGCAAAATATAAAGAGCTTTGTGTGTTCCAGAAGAAATACGGGCATACGAGGGTTTCACCAAGAAGCTCAGAATATAAAAAGCTCAGCGCATGGGTTATATCTCAGCGGCAAAAGTATCCAACTTATTTGGAAAGTGATAACCAAAAAATAATTGAGCGAGTTAATCTTTTAAATAATATTGGTTTCGATTGGAGGACTCGTTCAGTTGAAGAGGAAGATAATAGGTTTCTCGAAATGCTCGATCAATTGCAGCTATTCTATACGAAGCATGGGCATTTCCACGTCCCTGTTGGAGATCAGGCATACACAGATTTGGGTATCTGGTTGAGGAATCAAAAATCTTACCATCGGCGAGGAAATTTAGTTGATTATAAAAAGGAGTTGATGGAAGAGATTGGGTTTAGTTTCGAAAGAAATGAAGTGCTGCCTGAAGAGCAACAGGCCGATCACGGAAAGAAAAAACAGATAGGGAAACCACGAACTAACAAAGAGAAACGTACTGTTGAGCATGTTTCAGACTTTCGTCAGGAGATATTTAAGAATAGCTTTGAAAAACTTGTCGCGTACAAAGCGAGATTTGGCCACACGAGGGTACCTGCTAGATGGGAAGAAGATGTACCTCTAGGTCGCTGGGTAGAGCGTCAAAGGATACTTTTTCGCAAGAACAAACTCCCAGAAATACATCAGCAAATGCTCGATGAAATTGAATTTAACTACAATGTGAGGGAGTCGAGAAAAGCTAAATCGGCTTCGCAAAAGTATAGCTTTGACGAACGCCTTAGCCAGGTTGAAAACTATAAAGCTCGCTTTGGTACCGCGAACGTACCAATTAGGTGTGGGCAGCAAGGTCTGGGGCAGTGGATTTCACGCCAAAGGAAAAAGTATAAGAAAGGTACGCTTCCTCAAGCTGAACAGCAACAGTTGGCGAGCTTGGGGGTCAAATTCGGTGAAAACTGGTATTCGGAACAAGGTACGGAACAACTAGAAACAACTGAACGGAAAAGCGCTTTTTCTGACTGGCTTTTAAGGTACGCGGAACTTCAAGATTTTTATTTGAAATTCGGGCACAGTAACGTCACCTTGAACCATTCCGCAGATAAGTCTCTTCATTATTGGGTTAGACGCCAGAGGCTACATTACAGCCAAGGACGTTTGTCTGATGAGCAAATTCAGCAATTGGAAAGCCTAAATTTTGCTTTTAGGCTTAGACCAGAATTCGTAAGCTGGGATCAGCGAGTTGAGCAATTGGAGGCATTCAAAGCAAAATTCGGCCATGTAGAAGTCACCAGAGAACAAGACCACGATGAAGGTCTGGCTAAGTGGCTTAAAAGCCAAGTTTCGCGCGGCAGGCTTGGGAAAATCGATGAAAGAAGAAAAATAGTTCTTCAAGGTTTAGGTGTCGATTTTCAGTCAGCCAAAGGTATTTCGTGGGAAGAAAGGTATGATCAACTGTGCGAATTTTATAAGCGGAATGGGCATGTTGATGTGCCACAAAGGTACGGTGGTACGACGGGTCTCGGGAAATGGGTAAATAGGATGCGCCAGAAACATGTCGCTGGCACCCTCTCGGAAGAAAGGAAAATAAAACTTGATAAGCTGGGATTTATCTGGGCGAAAAAGAGAGGAGAGCAGCCAATCCCCATGAACGAATAG
- a CDS encoding integrase domain-containing protein, which produces MLSIFGSRRLGESAKRDRRSLRFNTQQDQGYMDKVGGNRNYGYGKQLAWAGKNALADHYGHGKFSTRASHAERWNQFVSFLKTEGIRDARYINKQTIEHYAVYLKEQVDNEDMKVAYGQNLLSTVNVVMEAMRKDKALAIKPAQWVGNRSNVRTTVPVTLAPSCTDKPFQRLRLHGQERTLHIARLTRTFGLRFKEASLLNTKVALKQAEQLGRINITQGTKGGRGKGVDRWVPVNQHQIKVLKEAAELQATAKNLMPPDKSYIQWRDHAYYQWRTVNKDTGIKGFHDMRAAYACERYQALTGCPAPVVTGIRQADKALDIQARVILSQQLGHNRLDVIAAYIGSSK; this is translated from the coding sequence ATGCTGTCCATTTTTGGCAGCCGCAGGCTGGGCGAATCAGCCAAGCGCGACCGGCGCTCACTCCGGTTTAACACTCAACAGGATCAGGGTTATATGGACAAGGTTGGCGGCAATAGAAATTATGGTTACGGCAAACAACTCGCGTGGGCGGGTAAAAATGCATTAGCTGATCATTACGGTCACGGAAAGTTTAGTACCCGCGCTTCCCACGCTGAACGCTGGAACCAGTTTGTCAGCTTTCTAAAAACTGAAGGCATCAGAGATGCCCGATACATTAACAAACAAACGATTGAACATTACGCCGTCTATTTAAAGGAACAGGTGGATAACGAAGACATGAAAGTTGCCTATGGACAAAATCTGTTATCGACAGTCAATGTCGTCATGGAAGCCATGCGTAAAGATAAAGCACTGGCTATCAAACCCGCCCAGTGGGTTGGCAACCGTTCAAATGTCCGCACCACCGTTCCCGTCACGCTTGCACCGTCCTGTACAGACAAACCTTTCCAGCGATTGCGCTTGCACGGTCAAGAACGGACGTTGCACATCGCTCGATTGACCAGAACGTTCGGCTTACGGTTCAAAGAGGCCTCTCTGCTCAATACAAAAGTAGCGCTAAAGCAGGCAGAACAGTTGGGGCGTATCAATATCACCCAGGGCACCAAAGGTGGTCGGGGTAAAGGTGTTGATCGCTGGGTACCCGTTAACCAACATCAGATTAAGGTATTAAAAGAAGCTGCCGAGCTACAGGCAACAGCCAAAAACCTGATGCCACCCGATAAGTCGTATATCCAATGGCGCGACCATGCCTACTACCAGTGGCGTACCGTGAATAAAGATACCGGCATCAAAGGGTTTCACGATATGCGCGCCGCCTATGCCTGTGAGCGCTATCAGGCGCTTACCGGATGTCCTGCACCGGTAGTAACCGGAATACGCCAAGCAGACAAAGCCCTGGATATCCAGGCACGAGTCATACTCTCCCAGCAATTGGGTCATAACAGGCTCGATGTGATTGCCGCCTATATCGGCAGCAGCAAATAA
- a CDS encoding AlpA family transcriptional regulator, which translates to MSVRILRLKEVQRMTGLSRSTIYAEIAKGKFPKQVKLTGARSVGWYENVVVEWVESRKKA; encoded by the coding sequence ATGAGCGTTAGGATATTGCGCCTGAAAGAAGTTCAGCGCATGACGGGGCTTTCCCGGTCAACCATCTATGCAGAGATAGCCAAAGGCAAATTCCCCAAGCAGGTTAAGTTAACTGGTGCCCGTTCAGTGGGGTGGTATGAAAATGTCGTTGTCGAGTGGGTAGAGTCACGTAAAAAAGCCTAA